One Streptomyces hundungensis DNA segment encodes these proteins:
- a CDS encoding (Fe-S)-binding protein — protein MQLAAIIVSLVLIAVGVALFGRAIVQIYRFVRLGQNVPAGTRTDEPAQRTITVVKEFLGHTRMNKWGIVGFAHWFVAVGFFSLLLTIVNAIGQLFQADWILPIIGEWPPYNMFVEFLGTMTTLGILTLIVIRQLNRPGRPGRKSRFAGSNTGQAYFVEAVILIVGICIFTLHALEGAQHHVDGYEASFFVSYPVVSWFRGMDLSTLQNLTYFFAGLKIATSFIWMITVALKTDMGVAWHRFLAFPNIFFKREAQGGVALGALQPMASNGELVDFEDPGEDDVYGVSQIEHFSWKGILDFSTCTECGRCQSQCPAWNTGKPLSPKLLIMSLRDHAHAKAPYLLAGGGKDMEGNEKATEEQLKDVPAAALAEAERPLIGTLEENGVIDPDVLWSCTTCGACVEQCPVDIEHIDHIVDMRRYQVMIESAFPSEAGTMLKNLEKKGNPWGLAKKQRVEWTKEVDFEVPIVGKDIEDLTEVDYLYWVGCAGALEDRAKKTTKAFAELLHMAGVKFAIMGGDEKCTGDSARRLGNEPLFQQLGQENVAMLNMAYGEDEDDPETKKPKSSKKIVATCPHCFNTIANEYPQLGGEFEVIHHTQLLQHLIDEGKLVPVTPVDGLITYHDPCYLGRHNKVYTPPREIMSAVPGLRQQEMHRHKERGFCCGAGGARMWMEERIGKRINNERVDEALSLNPDIVSTACPFCLVMLTDSVNGKKAASESGSATGVKPKENLQVVDVAQLLLDSVKTPADPAGDAEAVDAPEPEPVK, from the coding sequence ATGCAACTCGCCGCGATCATCGTGTCGCTGGTCCTAATCGCGGTCGGCGTAGCGCTGTTCGGCCGTGCCATCGTGCAGATCTACCGCTTCGTGCGACTCGGCCAGAACGTGCCGGCCGGTACCCGCACGGACGAGCCCGCGCAGCGCACGATCACGGTGGTCAAGGAGTTCCTCGGCCACACCCGCATGAACAAGTGGGGCATCGTCGGCTTCGCGCACTGGTTCGTGGCCGTGGGCTTCTTCTCGCTGCTCCTGACCATCGTCAACGCCATCGGCCAGCTCTTCCAGGCCGACTGGATCCTGCCGATCATCGGCGAGTGGCCGCCGTACAACATGTTCGTCGAGTTCCTCGGGACGATGACGACGCTCGGCATCCTGACGCTCATCGTCATCCGGCAGCTGAACCGGCCGGGCCGCCCGGGCCGCAAGTCCCGCTTCGCGGGCTCGAACACGGGCCAGGCGTACTTCGTCGAGGCCGTCATCCTCATCGTCGGCATCTGCATCTTCACGCTGCACGCCCTCGAAGGCGCCCAGCACCACGTCGACGGCTACGAGGCCTCGTTCTTCGTCTCGTACCCGGTCGTCTCGTGGTTCCGCGGCATGGACCTGTCCACGCTCCAGAACCTGACCTACTTCTTCGCCGGCCTGAAGATCGCGACGTCCTTCATCTGGATGATCACCGTCGCCCTGAAGACCGACATGGGCGTGGCCTGGCACCGCTTCCTGGCCTTCCCGAACATCTTCTTCAAGCGCGAGGCGCAGGGCGGCGTCGCGCTCGGCGCGCTCCAGCCGATGGCCTCCAACGGCGAGCTCGTCGACTTCGAGGACCCGGGCGAGGACGACGTCTACGGCGTCTCGCAGATCGAGCACTTCTCCTGGAAGGGCATCCTCGACTTCTCCACCTGCACCGAGTGCGGGCGTTGCCAGTCGCAGTGCCCCGCCTGGAACACGGGCAAGCCGCTCTCGCCCAAGCTCCTCATCATGTCCCTGCGCGACCACGCGCACGCGAAGGCCCCGTACCTGCTCGCGGGCGGCGGCAAGGACATGGAGGGGAACGAGAAGGCGACCGAGGAGCAGCTGAAGGACGTTCCCGCCGCCGCCCTCGCGGAGGCCGAGCGCCCCCTGATCGGCACCCTCGAAGAGAACGGTGTCATCGACCCCGACGTCCTGTGGTCCTGCACCACGTGCGGCGCCTGCGTCGAGCAGTGCCCGGTCGACATCGAGCACATCGACCACATCGTCGACATGCGCCGCTACCAGGTGATGATCGAGTCCGCGTTCCCGTCCGAGGCGGGCACGATGCTCAAGAACCTGGAGAAGAAGGGCAACCCCTGGGGGCTCGCCAAGAAGCAGCGCGTGGAGTGGACCAAGGAGGTCGACTTCGAGGTCCCGATCGTCGGCAAGGACATCGAGGACCTCACCGAGGTCGACTACCTGTACTGGGTCGGCTGCGCGGGCGCCCTGGAGGACCGGGCCAAGAAGACCACCAAGGCCTTCGCGGAGCTCCTGCACATGGCGGGCGTCAAGTTCGCGATCATGGGCGGCGACGAGAAGTGCACCGGTGACTCGGCCCGCCGCCTCGGCAACGAGCCGCTGTTCCAGCAGCTCGGCCAGGAGAACGTCGCCATGCTGAACATGGCGTACGGCGAGGACGAGGACGATCCGGAGACGAAGAAGCCGAAGTCGTCGAAGAAGATCGTCGCGACCTGCCCGCACTGCTTCAACACGATCGCGAACGAGTACCCGCAGCTGGGCGGCGAGTTCGAGGTCATCCACCACACGCAGCTGCTCCAGCACCTCATCGACGAGGGCAAGCTGGTCCCGGTCACCCCGGTGGACGGTCTGATCACCTACCACGACCCGTGCTACCTGGGCCGCCACAACAAGGTCTACACGCCCCCGCGCGAGATCATGTCGGCCGTCCCGGGCCTGCGCCAGCAGGAGATGCACCGCCACAAGGAGCGCGGCTTCTGCTGCGGCGCCGGTGGTGCGCGGATGTGGATGGAGGAGCGGATCGGCAAGCGCATCAACAACGAGCGCGTGGACGAGGCCCTCTCCCTCAACCCGGACATCGTCTCGACGGCCTGCCCGTTCTGCCTCGTCATGCTGACGGACTCCGTCAACGGCAAGAAGGCCGCATCCGAAAGTGGCTCCGCCACGGGCGTCAAGCCCAAGGAGAACCTCCAGGTCGTGGACGTGGCCCAGCTGCTCCTCGACTCGGTGAAGACCCCGGCGGACCCGGCCGGCGACGCGGAGGCCGTGGACGCACCGGAGCCGGAGCCGGTGAAGTAA